From one Salmo salar chromosome ssa09, Ssal_v3.1, whole genome shotgun sequence genomic stretch:
- the apoa1 gene encoding apolipoprotein A-I precursor: protein MKFLALALTILLAAATQAVPMQADAPSQLEHVKVAMMEYMAQVKETAQRSIDLLDDTEFKEYKVQLSQSLDNLQQYAQTTSQSLAPYSEAFGAQLTDAAAAVRAEVMKDVEELRTQLEPKRAELKEVLDKHIDEYRKKLEPLIKEIVEQRRTELEAFRVKMEPVVEEMRAKVSTNVEETKAKLMPIVETVRAKLTERLEELRTLAAPYAEEYKEQMFKAVGEVREKVGPLTNDFKGQVGPAAEQAKEKLMAFYETISQAIKA from the exons ATGAAATTCCTGGCTCTTGCACTCACCATCCTGCTGGCCGCAG ctaCCCAGGCTGTTCCCATGCAGGCTGATGCTCCCTCTCAGCTGGAGCATGTGAAGGTAGCCATGATGGAGTACATGGCTCAGGTGAAGGAGACCGCACAGAGGTCCATCGACCTTCTGGATGACACAGAGTTCAAAGAGTACAA GGTGCAGCTGTCCCAGAGCCTTGACAACCTACAGCAGTATGCCCAGACCACCTCCCAGTCCCTGGCCCCCTACAGCGAGGCCTTCGGCGCTCAGTTGACTGATGCCGCTGCCGCCGTGCGCGCTGAGGTCATGAAGGATGTGGAGGAGCTGCGCACACAGCTGGAGCCCAAGCGCGCCGAGCTCAAGGAAGTCCTGGACAAGCACATAGACGAGTACCGCAAGAAGCTGGAGCCCCTGATCAAGGAAATCGTTGAGCAGCGCCGCACCGAGCTGGAGGCCTTCAGGGTTAAGATGGAGCCCGTTGTGGAGGAGATGCGCGCCAAGGTGTCCACCAACGTGGAGGAGACCAAGGCCAAGCTCATGCCCATCGTGGAGACCGTCCGTGCCAAGCTGACCGAGCGTCTGGAGGAGCTGAGGACCCTGGCCGCCCCCTACGCTGAGGAGTACAAGGAGCAGATGTTCAAGGCTGTTGGAGAGGTGCGCGAGAAGGTGGGGCCCCTGACCAACGACTTCAAGGGCCAGGTGGGCCCCGCCGCCGAGCAGGCCAAGGAAAAGCTCATGGCTTTCTACGAGACCATCAGCCAGGCCATAAAGGCATAA